The following nucleotide sequence is from Pseudonocardia sp. C8.
GCGCTGGGCCTGCTGGTCGGCGTTGAGGGCTTCCTCGGGATCTCGATCCTCGCCCTGCTCGCGATCATGGGGAACAGCAACGGTGCGCTGTGGCTGGCGTTCGCCGGAGAGTACGGCGACGAACGCGACACCGGCGCCTACGTCGCCAGCGCCTTCGACGACGGACCGTTCCTCGCGCTGATCTTCCTGGGTGCCTCCGGGCTCGGCGACATCCCGGTCCTCGCCCTGGTCGCCGCGGTCGTCCCGTTCATCCTCGGGCTCATCGTCGGGGCGGTCGACCGCGAGTGGACCCACGTCCTCGACCACGTGCCGAACATCACGATCCCGTTCATGTCCTTCGCCGTGGGTGCCGGCATCAGCCTGGGAACCGTGCTGACCGGCGGTGTGCAGGGCGTGTTCCTCGGGATCGGCGTCGTCATCTTCACCGGCGGCCTCACCTACCTCGGCTACCGGTTCGTGCTGCGGCGCGGCCCGAAGAGCGGCATCGGCTTCGCGGCGGGCACCACCGCAGGCAACGCCGTCGCCGTCCCCACGGCGGTGGCCGCCGCCGATCCCCGCTTCCTGCCGTTCGTCCCGGCGGCCGCGGCGCAGACCGCGACGGCGGTCCTGGTCACCGCCATCCTGGCGCCGATCGTCGCGTCCTGGGTCCTCAAGCGCTCCGGTGGGCTCACCGTCCACGACCCGGTGGCCGAGACCACGGCCTGAGCTCCACCCGGACCGCCACCCACGAGCACCGCCCACGAGCAGGAGACCGACCACATGCGCGACCAGCGAACGATCCGCGCCACCTACTACCTGGAGTCCGAGATCGAGCCCGAGCGGGCCGCCGCGGCCATGGCCGGCGAGCAGTCCAGCGGCACCTTCGTCGCCGTTCCCGGCGAGTCCCCCGAGCTCCACGAGCGCCACGGCGCCCAGGTGGTGGGGATCGAACGGCTCGGCGGCTGCCGGCCCTCCCTGCCGTCCCGGACGAACCCGGAGAAGGTCCAGGCCGCGCTGGTGACGGTCGAGTTCCCGATGGAGAACGTCGGCACGGACCTCGCGACCCTGCAGACGGCCGTGGCCGGGAACCTATTCGAGCTGGGCCAGCTCTACGCCTGCCGGCTGCAGGACATCCGGTTGCCCGACGAGTTCGTGGCCACGCACCCCGGCCCCGCGTTCGGGATCCCGGGCACCCGACGGCTGATCGATGACGTCGAGGGGGTCATGATCGGCACGATCGTCAAGCCCAACGTGGGTCTGCAGGAGGACCAGTTCCGCCACGTGGTCCGCGAGCTCGCCCGGGCGTCGATCGACCTCATCAAGGACGACGAGCTCATGACCGACCCCGGCTACCTGCCGCTCGAGCGGCGGGTTGCGATCGCCACCGAGGAGATCCGCGCGGCCGAGCAGGTCACCGGGCACCCCACGATGTACGCGTTCAACATCACCGGTGACCTCGCGGGCCTGCGGCGACGCCACGACCTGGTCGTCGAGGCCGGCGGGCGGTGCGTAATGCTCAACGTGCCGGTGATGGGCATCCCGGCGCTCGCCTGGCTGCGCTCGTTCACCGCGGTCCCGATCCACGGCCACCGCGCCGGGCTCGCCGGGTCCATGCGGGCGAAGGGACTTGGCGTCGACTACCGCGTCTGGCAGCAGCTCGCCCGCCTCGCGGGCGCCGACCACCTGCACGCCAGCGGCCTGGGCAGCAAGTTCTACGAGACCGACGACGAGGTCACCGCGAACGTCCGGAGCCTGCTCGAACCGCTCGGAACGACCACCACCCCGGTGCCCACCCTGTCGTCCGGACAGAACGTCACCACACCCGGCCCGACCTACGCCGCGGTGCAGTCGACCGACCTGCTGATGCTCGCCGGCGGCGGTGTCGCGGGGCACCCGGACGGGCCCACCGCCGGCGTGCAGAGCCTGCGCGACGCCTGGGCCGCGGCCGTCGCTGGGGTGCCGCTGGCCGAGGCCGGCCGCAGCCGGGCCGGCGCGGGCGACTCCGCGCTCCTGCACGCCCTGCAGATGTTCGGCGGCGCGTGATGGCGAGCTTCGGATTCGTCGCCGACGACCTGACCGGCGCGAGCGACATCCTCGCCCAGGCCCACCGCTACGGGCTGGACGGCGCCCTCGTCATCGGCGACGCGCCCCTGCCCGTCGACGTGGACGTCGTCGGCATCGCCGGACCCGCACGCTCCCTCGGCGGCGCCGCGTTCGACGACGCGGTCCGCCGGGACCTGGCCCGCATCGCGGAGATCGACCTCGACGTCCTGCTGTACAAGGTCTGCTCGACCTTCGACAGCTCACCCACGATCGGCAGCATCGGCCGGGGCATCGAACTGCTGCACGAACGGTTCGGCGACCACGGTCCCATCCCGGTGGCACCGGCCCAGCCCGCGTTCGGTCGCTTCACCGCGTTCAGCGACCACTACGCCGCCTTCGCCGGACAGGTCCACCGGCTGGACCGCCACCCGGTGATGTCGCGGCACCCGTCGACCCCGATGCACGAGGCCGACCTGCGCCGCGTGCTCACCGAGCAGCTCAGCGGCGGCGCGACCGTCGACGCCATCCACCTGCCCGCCTACGACACCGGCGCGTTCACCGACCTGTGGACCGACCGCCGGCAAGCCCCTGACCTCACCGCGTTCGTCGTCGACGCCGTCGGTGAGCAGCACATGGACGAACTCGCCCGCGCCCTCCGGGACACCGGAAACGATGCCCGGCCCGCCCTGATCGTCGGTTCCGGCGGCATCATGGCGGCCCTCGCCCGCACCGCCTCCGGCGAGCCGCCCCGCACCCCCGGACCGCAGCGCACCTCGGGGCCGGTCCTCGCCGTCAGCGCGTCGGCCTCCAGCGTCACCGCCGACCAGCTCGACGACGCGATCAAACACGGCTGGGTGGACGTCCCGGTCGCGGTCGGCCTCCTCCACGGACCCGACGACGCGCTCGTGGCCGCGCTCGACGAGCAGGTCTCCGCCGCACTGTCCGCCGGCCACGACGTGGTCGTCCACGCCACCCGCGGAACCTCCGACCCCCGCTACACCGCAGCCGGCCCGGTCGACCCGGCCCACCTCGGCTCGCTCATCGGCGCCCTCGCCGGACGGATGGCCACCGCCGGGCTCACCCGCGACGTCGCCGTGTTCGGCGGCGACACCTCCAGCCACGCCCTGAGCGCCATGGGCGTCCGGGAACTGCGGGTGTCCGACCAGTTCGTCACCGCCGGACCCATCTGCCGCACCGACGACCACGCCGCCGTGGCCGGCTGCCGGCTGCTGCTCAAGGGCGGCCAGGTCGGCCCGCCGGACATCCTGCGCCGCTTCGCCGGCCAGGCGAACCACCCCTGAACAACCCAGCTGAGAAGAACCACCTTCAACGACGAACGGGGACGACCATGAAGGCCGTAGTCAAACGATCCGCCGAGCGCGGCGTCGAGTACGTCACGGACCACCCGGACCCGAAGGCCACCGACGGCCACGTGGTCATCGACGTGGCCGCGGCGTCGCTCTGCGGCACCGACCGGGAGGTCTACGAGTGGACGCCCTCGGCGCAGGCGTTCAACCTCGACCTGCCCGTCGCCATCGGGCACGAGGGCGCAGGCACCGTCGTGGAGGTCGGGCCCGGCGTCACCGGGCTCCGGGTCGGCGACCGCGTGGCGCTGGAGAGCCACCTGGTCTGCGGGCAGTGCTTCCCCTGCCGGACCGGTGACGCGCACACCTGTGAACGCACCCGCATCATCGGGATGCACATC
It contains:
- a CDS encoding 2-keto-3-deoxygluconate permease, yielding MAESQLRQGPSRVPLFTMMQKVPAGLMLIPLALGVLVNSFAPEALKIGGFTQALFKDGALALIGLLIFATGAQITGSRSGKAAAATTTVVLVCKTLIPASVAIALGLLVGVEGFLGISILALLAIMGNSNGALWLAFAGEYGDERDTGAYVASAFDDGPFLALIFLGASGLGDIPVLALVAAVVPFILGLIVGAVDREWTHVLDHVPNITIPFMSFAVGAGISLGTVLTGGVQGVFLGIGVVIFTGGLTYLGYRFVLRRGPKSGIGFAAGTTAGNAVAVPTAVAAADPRFLPFVPAAAAQTATAVLVTAILAPIVASWVLKRSGGLTVHDPVAETTA
- a CDS encoding RuBisCO large subunit C-terminal-like domain-containing protein, translated to MRDQRTIRATYYLESEIEPERAAAAMAGEQSSGTFVAVPGESPELHERHGAQVVGIERLGGCRPSLPSRTNPEKVQAALVTVEFPMENVGTDLATLQTAVAGNLFELGQLYACRLQDIRLPDEFVATHPGPAFGIPGTRRLIDDVEGVMIGTIVKPNVGLQEDQFRHVVRELARASIDLIKDDELMTDPGYLPLERRVAIATEEIRAAEQVTGHPTMYAFNITGDLAGLRRRHDLVVEAGGRCVMLNVPVMGIPALAWLRSFTAVPIHGHRAGLAGSMRAKGLGVDYRVWQQLARLAGADHLHASGLGSKFYETDDEVTANVRSLLEPLGTTTTPVPTLSSGQNVTTPGPTYAAVQSTDLLMLAGGGVAGHPDGPTAGVQSLRDAWAAAVAGVPLAEAGRSRAGAGDSALLHALQMFGGA
- a CDS encoding four-carbon acid sugar kinase family protein, which translates into the protein MASFGFVADDLTGASDILAQAHRYGLDGALVIGDAPLPVDVDVVGIAGPARSLGGAAFDDAVRRDLARIAEIDLDVLLYKVCSTFDSSPTIGSIGRGIELLHERFGDHGPIPVAPAQPAFGRFTAFSDHYAAFAGQVHRLDRHPVMSRHPSTPMHEADLRRVLTEQLSGGATVDAIHLPAYDTGAFTDLWTDRRQAPDLTAFVVDAVGEQHMDELARALRDTGNDARPALIVGSGGIMAALARTASGEPPRTPGPQRTSGPVLAVSASASSVTADQLDDAIKHGWVDVPVAVGLLHGPDDALVAALDEQVSAALSAGHDVVVHATRGTSDPRYTAAGPVDPAHLGSLIGALAGRMATAGLTRDVAVFGGDTSSHALSAMGVRELRVSDQFVTAGPICRTDDHAAVAGCRLLLKGGQVGPPDILRRFAGQANHP